GCATGTTCGGCCTGCTGGAGGGCACGGTGGAGCTGACCTGGAACGGCGATGCGGGCCATGAGCAGATCAAGGCAGGTGATGTGTTCGGTGCCGGCGCCCTGGTGACCCATGACCACCGCCGCTACGGCAACGCCCGGGCCCTCAGCCGCTCGCGCATCCTGGTGATGAATCGGGAGAAGTTCCTGTTCGCGGTCCAGGAGGCCCCCATGTTCGCCATCGAGCTGCTGGCTTCCATCGACGAACGCCTGCGCCAGCTCAAGGACGCCGTCAGGGTCTGAGCCACTCGCTACCGGCTGTTGAGCAGACAAGCTGTTACTTAAACAAAAAACTAGGCGCCCTTGAACAGCAGGCGCCGGATCACCCGCTGGGCGATGTCGCCATAGCCCATCTCTCCCGAGAGGATCTGGGCGATGCGCTGGGGGGCGGTGGGGCGCTTGATCCCCAGCTGATAGCCCACACTCGGGAACCGGTAGAACACCTGGGCGATGCGGCGTCCCCAGGCCATCGAATCGCCCCATTCCGTGCGCATCGTGGCGCTGTAGCTCGCCAGGGCCCGCGCCTCGCCCCCAAGCCAGCGATCAAGAGCTTCAGCGGCGCGGGTGCCACTGAGCAGCGCCGGGCGCAGACCTTCCGCCAGGAACGGATCCGCCAGGGAGGCCGCATCGCCCACCGCCACCACCCCAGGACCATGGAGGGCGTGATGACCATCCCAGATGCGCAGCGGAGCGGTACGGAGCGCGCCTGCATCGGCGCTCAACCCCAGGGCCGGCAACAGCCGCTCGAGCACCGCCTCGACCTGCAGCGGTTCGCGGCCGATGAAGGAGCCCACACCGATGCTGGTGCCGCCCTGGCGCGGGAAGGCCCAGCAGAAGCCATGGCGCACCAGGCCGAATTCGAACCGGGCCGTGTCCGGCTCCAGCTGGTCCCCCTCCACATCCACCGCCACGGCCTGGGCAAATCGGGGCCGGGCGGGCCCCAGTCCCAGGGAGGTGGCGAAGCGAGAGGATGAGCCATCGGCCACCACGAGTGCCCGGGCGTTCAGCTGGCGGCCGAGTGATGTGCCCACAC
Above is a genomic segment from Cyanobium sp. ATX 6F1 containing:
- a CDS encoding NAD(P)/FAD-dependent oxidoreductase, whose product is MSHADVIVIGAGAAGAATAFHLAQRGRSVLLLERERLPRSKPCGGGMAASVQRWFPFDLAPAVDRVIEKVRFTWCLEDPVTAELPGSSPFWIVRRSVLDAFLSSQAVASGAELEQGCTVESVERDGEGWSVGTSLGRQLNARALVVADGSSSRFATSLGLGPARPRFAQAVAVDVEGDQLEPDTARFEFGLVRHGFCWAFPRQGGTSIGVGSFIGREPLQVEAVLERLLPALGLSADAGALRTAPLRIWDGHHALHGPGVVAVGDAASLADPFLAEGLRPALLSGTRAAEALDRWLGGEARALASYSATMRTEWGDSMAWGRRIAQVFYRFPSVGYQLGIKRPTAPQRIAQILSGEMGYGDIAQRVIRRLLFKGA
- a CDS encoding Crp/Fnr family transcriptional regulator; this translates as MNALDTMRSLASQGEVRDIEAGEVIFRAGEQGDCMFGLLEGTVELTWNGDAGHEQIKAGDVFGAGALVTHDHRRYGNARALSRSRILVMNREKFLFAVQEAPMFAIELLASIDERLRQLKDAVRV